Proteins encoded within one genomic window of Trichoderma asperellum chromosome 2, complete sequence:
- a CDS encoding uncharacterized protein (EggNog:ENOG41~TransMembrane:15 (i105-123o135-158i179-200o212-231i267-285o291-307i314-333o345-365i428-446o485-503i515-534o601-623i675-694o714-737i749-773o)) gives MASAQLEKPGEVVSAGPILTEESLSRKEQSEILGIDEKAGANLDIDVESKEDLTNGKAQYTLTNENGEEEVVDEDDPRIKDIPQYVRRIVSFTDDPTEPTLTFRYFLLTILFVAPGAFLSQMAHFRTTYAPYSVFFVQIASNYAGVWLAKVLPAWWIGIPGSKWGFSLNPGPFSTKEHVLITISAASGATYNLGYTPIAMSELYFGQPVNGAVAVFFMLGITWTGYSYAALARQFLIYDPQYPWFQSICQAALFETQKKQREHPNRASRKQMVVFFSVMGGIILWQFLPEYVFPFLGSLAFLCWVAPHNKTANFIGSGFGGMGFLNLSLDWSSISNGGSLFLTPWWTQVILFAAFVFNCWVLIPASKFGKLGEWRHNLMSNRVFLQNGTAYPLTELLTADSKLNHTAYEQYGDLYVGTQQLWSNFFDIASYSSALVWMLLFGWPQIKESFKKLRERTVVKGSGKITEQYKDQLNILQRPYDEIPWWWFGALFLVSFVMLIAIVGKNLMFIPVWTYFVAIITGALVVVPLGWLYALSNYQLPIGTTNELLYGAMINGISGFKNPCGASTYGAIAGDAWYRAQLNLQDMKIGHYMHVPPKAVFFSQVFGSAIGIPIDYAVIRWVLDTKSEYLSGAKEDPTHQWTGQSLASSLTSGVQYVLVGPSRLFKQDIYKPVPYGYLVGAVCPIVIFALHKMFPRAKFQLWNTTIFFSAMSIFYGNLSTGYTSSFIGGFVVMFLAFRYRYDLWARWNYILAAAFDAGFNFNMLLIFLCFGAGKIITMPNWWGNNADSSERCFALSDD, from the exons ATGGCGTCCGCTCAACTGGAGAAGCCAGGCGAAGTGGTCTCTGCCGGCCCTATTCTCACCGAAGAATCCCTTAGCCGAAAAGAGCAGTCCGAAATCCTGGGCATTGACGAAAAGGCTGGCGCCAATCTTGACATCGACGTCGAGTCCAAGGAGGACCTCACCAACGGCAAGGCCCAGTATACCCTTACCAATGAGAACGGCGAGGAAGAGGTtgtcgatgaagatgaccCCAGGATCAAAGATATCCCGCAATATGTGAGGCGTATTGTCAGCTTCACTGACGATCCCACTGAACCGACCTTGACTTTTCGATACTTCCTCCTCaccatcctcttcgtcgctCCCGGAGCCTTCTTATCACAGATGGCTCATTTCCGAACAACCTATGCTCCTTATTCCGTCTTTTTCGTTCAAATCGCTTCCAACTATGCTGGCGTGTGGCTTGCCAAGGTCCTCCCGGCCTGGTGGATTGGGATCCCCGGATCCAAATGGGGGTTCAGTCTTAACCCCGGCCCTTTCAGCACAAAAGAACATGTCTTGATTACCATTTCTGCAGCGAGTGGAGCTACATATAACCTCGGATATACACCTATTGCAATGAGTGAGCTATATTTTGGCCAGCCTGTCAACGGTGCCGtggccgtcttcttcatgTTGGGTATCACCTGGACAGGATACTCGTACGCCGCACTGGCACGTCAGTTCCTGATCTACGACCCGCAGTACCCCTGGTTCCAGTCAATTTGCCAGGCTGCTCTATTCGAGacccagaagaagcagcgcgAGCACCCAAACCGCGCATCTCGCAAGCAGATGGtggtcttcttctccgtcaTGGGAGGCATCATCCTGTGGCAATTTCTGCCTGAATAcgtctttcctttcctcggCTCTCTGGCTTTCCTCTGCTGGGTTGCGCCGCACAATAAGACGGCCAATTTTATCGGTTCCGGCTTTGGTGGCATGGGATTCTTGAACTTGTCTCTTGACTGGTCCAGTATCTCTAACGGTGGCAGTCTGTTCCTGACCCCTTGGTGGACACAGGTCATTCTCTTTGCTGCATTTGTGTTCAATTGTTGGGTCTTGATTCCTGCTTCCAAGTTTGGTAAATTGGGAGAGTGGCGGCATAACCTGATGTCAAATCGAGTCTTTTTGC AAAACGGAACGGCCTATCCTTTGACCGAGCTCTTAACTGCCGACTCTAAACTCAACCACACCGCATACGAACAGTATGGTGACTTATACGTTGGTACTCAACAGTTGTGGAGCAACTTCTTCGATATTGCTTCGTACTCTTCTGCCCTCGTTTGGATGCTCCTCTTTGGCTGGCCTCAGATCAAAGAGagcttcaagaagctcaGAGAGCGCACAGTAGTTAAGGGCTCTGGTAAGATTACTGAGCAGTACAAGGATCAGCTCAATATTTTGCAGCGACCGTACGATGAAATTCCCTGGTGGTGGTTTGGCGCCCTGTTCCTGGTCTCATTTGTCatgctcatcgccatcgtcggcaaGAACTTGATGTTTATTCCTGTATGGACCTATTTCGTGGCCATTATCACGGGAGCTCTAGTTGTCGTGCCGCTGGGCTGGCTTTATGCTCTGTCCAATTATCAACTG CCTATCGGAACAACCAACGAGCTCTTGTACGGTGCCATGATAAACGGCATATCCGGTTTCAAGAACCCTTGCGGTGCTTCAACTTACGGAGCCATCGCCGGAGATGCCTGGTATCGTGCACAGCTCAACCTCCAAGACATGAAGATTGGCCACTACATGCATGTGCCTCCCAAGGCCGTCTTCTTTTCGCAAGTCTTCGGCTCGGCCATTGGTATCCCCATCGACTATGCAGTCATTCGATGGGTCCTCGACACCAAGAGCGAATATCTCTCTGGCGCCAAGGAAGATCCCACTCACCAGTGGACTGGTCAGTCGCTCGCCTCCTCTCTGACATCGGGCGTCCAGTATGTGCTCGTCGGCCCTAGCCGTCTTTTCAAGCAGGACATTTACAAGCCTGTTCCCTATGGCTACCTCGTCGGCGCTGTGTGCCCCATTGTCATCTTCGCTCTGCACAAGATGTTCCCTCGGGCCAAGTTCCAGCTTTGGAacaccaccatcttcttctccgccatGTCCATCTTCTATGGCAACCTCAGCACAGGCTACACCTCAAGTTTCATTGGAGGCTTCGTGGTCATGTTCCTGGCGTTCCGATACCGCTACGACCTGTGGGCGCGGTGGAACTAcattttggcggcggcgtttGATGCCGGGTTCAACTTCAACATGCTGCTCATCTTCCTGTGCTTTGGCGCGGGCAAGATCATTACGATGCCAAACTGGTGGGGGAACAACGCGGATAGCAGCGAGCGCTGCTTCGCCCTGAGCGACGATTGA